The genomic segment GAAGGACATAGTTGAGTTCTATCTTGCAGTCACTATCATGGTTACTTGACTCTATTGTTTGGGGACCTGTGCCGAGGCAGACTATCATGGAGGTTAGTgcaagaagaaggaagatgatCACCTCATGGTAatcaggaagagaagggaaaggatgaATGGCTCAGGATGCTTGCAAGAACATGCCCTAGCAATCCACCCCCTCAAAGCCCATGTcataggcagaagtttctgtcccatcatcagctcccaaataaatacactgaggtttatattaattataaacagtattaattataaacactgtttataatttattaattataaacagacTATACTTCTTGTCTGGCCAACTTCCAGTCAGTTCTTTTATTATCTAGTGAAAGCAATACATATTTGTagtatacagaaggattattccatagtatttcccccttttttatctaattaaaaaagattttaaccttaacatagcaaaattatatataataaaaacagttattaagtaagaattacagttgcaatatctTGTCCagttgtatttggcaaatttagagaacatactcttattatttatcttatctttgtgagtctaaagttttataactaatttatcttttatcataactaaggaaaactttaactatgactatctagtcttcaactccatcaaagacccaagaaaagTGAAATGTTAACCTAATGACAGGGACAACTGGCTGTCTTGGTGGTCACCCTTGGTTCTTCAGTGAcattgggtcatccatcttcagcctgagGGCCTAGAATATATAATAAGCTTTTCTGTGatgcaggaattttgaaggactgtcctgccttgtcttttcaaagtttgtcagttgctttcttttcctgctggtccagtttggacagaaTACTATCAGcaatggaggcaaaggcagtttctttgttcaaatGGCTAGCTTTTCCTATAAAGTTGATAAACTCCATATAGAGTTATTTTAATGCTAATTATCTTCTTTGAATTGAACTGGAGCTGCCAGAAGATGTGTCTCActtgtagggtaaaagggacaactggagcaggaaaccaaccaatcactgagcaccctgactctgaatccagagccagtgaaagaaacacaccctggatttGAGCCCTGAGCAAAGGAAAGGAACATCTTTTTCCTTGAACCCAGAATCAAAGAAacatgccctgactctgaaactagtatcaaagaaacacagtttgttCCTAGAATcagagtcagaaaaagaaaatatgcccTGGttctaagattagagtcaaaaagctaaaaaggatcAGCAAAAGAaacagtttggccatgaagtcagatccatctctgcccctgaccaactaaactaaccaattcCTTACCAGGGTAAAACTAACCGAACCTTCTTCTTCCTGGGGAAAAGTCCGctcctaagaagccctatataagcctcaCTGCTCATTCAGTTTAAAGGTCACCATTTATCCCTCCTTGGCAGGGATAGTCACTCTTCTGAACTCCCTTTCCCCAAataaaatctctttctcaaaagagtcttgggtgacgATCTTCATTCACCAGTGCAGAatagaagaacctggctgggacgTTCCTTAGGGcactgagctgaaaaaccttgctaAGATGCTCCATTAGGGGGACTGAGcaaggcagagcagaacagaagaaccttgctaggatGCTCTTTAAGGGGAGGATGAGCAAAGTCAAGcaaaaaagtaacaacttttcgcCAAAAgtggaggagattgctacatttctgcaggggcttccctTGTAGCAGAGTGTTACCAAAAGAAGTAACATGTtgggctggagaagaagcagatagctctgctaAGATGTTCTcttaagggaacagagcagaaatGAGCTATAGCGGCTCTACAGGAGAAGAGCATGATTGCTATATCCTGCTGGGAGACCAtctcccaccacaccccagcttcaggtagcctagCTTCCTGATAGTAAAAACACCTTTCTTCCAGGGCTGAGCTGTTCTATGATGGCTCTAGGTAGCCTGATTCCCCTGTAGTCAGGACAACTGTCCTCCGCagctccagagctgtcctattgggTCTCTAATCCCTTCTGAGCTGAGCTGTCCTATGTGGtttcagcctccagagctgtgctACTGGAGCTCTACCCCTCCAGAACTGTTTTATTGTGGCTCTACTCCTCCAGACTGTCTGTCCTATTACAGCTCTAAGTatagcctggcttcctgataagtcaggatatctctGCAACTCTACACCTGGAACACTTTCCTGTCaaaactgtcaagaaaagtcttctgttattttaaatgccatattctgtaggtctttgaagtgtttgaagaccaacTATTTATCTacatatatctgtttaaccttgaaaatatgcctaacatgactataagtttgattcttatagatgactactaaccagtatttcttttttctttttctttttttttttcgagacagggtttctctgtagctttggagcctgtcctggaactagctcttgtagaccaggctggtctcgaactcaaagagatccgcctgcctctgcctcccgagtgctgggattaaaggcgtgcgccaccaccgcccggcttttaaccagtatttcttaattatacattatatttttaaatgagctgtataggtatgAGCTGTATagatataataccttaaacaaaaacagaaacatacatacagtataacaaaattaactttaaatgtaTATTAATAGACTAAAAtatatatcaatgtaaaatatttaagactaatagttgtctttttagtttaaaagtagattcaataatatacccttttatcctatcacttATAtactccctctttttcttttcagaaaaagatCCCTGAGTCAAATCTCCTTTAtcagctttttttctgactataaccaataacaacttataaccaatccccttaaataataataaacatccataattcatATTTTGGGAATGTGAGCTTTGTTTTCTGTAGACTACTTCCCATTGTCTAGGGCTGCTGGTATCTTTAGAGGAACCTTGAGAAAATCAAGATAATTGTTAGGTCTTGgttggagtattctgtgaggctgagtCATCTGTCAGCAGCCTTGAAGTTGTTTTGAATGCTGGATCACTTCAGCCAttcattttcattggtgtctggttccattgctctgaaaatacataaacttttaaaggtaacatacataccTGCATTAATACAAGTCTAGATTGTGCATTGTACATAagtcagccaaagatgatttttttggtTATATATTTGAGTAGGCAAAATATATATCACATGTCTTTTCGTTCTTCTAGGTTTATCTCTCTATGTCTGTAGTCAGAATTTCagggtgtcttcctcaaccaaACCTGATCATctttaacctggaatgaatccacattTCCTGTGAAAATAGAAGCATAACCTCTCtcccaaagtaacacaccttttgacttaaattttgaactcaacacatttttaaaatatataggctgtGTTTTATCTAGCAGTTTTTATAATCTAGTGTCCCTTGGCAGCTAAAAtgtttaaagacaacacaaacaGTAACATACAGAATTTGGACTTTCTTTGTATgtcctatctttctttttgtagCTTTTTATAATATTACTTTACCCACTTCTTAAGCaccttattatttttaactatatatttcttttttatgactcTCTACACCTTCTCTTATCTCTCCTAggcttatgtatatttttaaacacactgtaacctgtttataggttttcttttctatctgaatctgtctttactgtgtatctgtaatctttttctgatCTCATGAGATGAGTCTTAAAACATGTCAGGTGTAGCTTAGCTTAGTGCACGGTGGCTGGCTCTTCCCACAGGCAGCTGCCAAGAGCCACTTTTCTGTAGATGACTGTGCTCATAGCCAGCCTGAGAGACTGCAGGAACCTGCCACTCAGCTCATCTCAGGGTGCGCTGGCAGCTCAAGATTGCAGGCAGCGGCCAGGAGATGCGACCCTGTACCACAGCTGGCATGAGAGACATGAGACTAGACAGATGCCTTtggctctgtgtctgtgtgtttagaacctttttgtaaagttttctcaggtcttatgtggaaATTCTAGCCCCATGTTGGAATGCCATTTGTAGgcaaagtttctgtcctgccagcaacccccaaataaacacactggggcttatattaaatataaacgctcgactgatagctcaggcttgttactaactatctcttacaaACTTAATctctttctattaatctatgcgcTGCCCCAGGGCTCGTGACTTTTACTTCCATTTTGTGTTTCTGACTTGTTCTCATCTGACTGGCAACTCCCACGGCGCTGCCCTTCAGCATCCTAGCATCCTTAGCTTGGTTGTCATACCCACACTTCCCGCCTGGCTACCTGCCagtcagttcttttattaaccagtgagagtaatgcatatttacagtgtacagaggATCAGTTCACAGCACCATGCCATAAAGTTCACACCCCCTTCCATAGCACCATCACCCAGAGGCCAAGCCTTCAAGGTTCATCTTCTGATGGACCTTGACTGAAAAGATGAACAGAAGGACTTTTTATTATTCAACCACAAGATCTTTTAATGTTATCATGTCTACAAAATCCATTCTTCAAAATACTATAGCATAGTCAAAAGTTCTAGAGGGTAGGCAGGGTAAGGGCGGTTTTGGTGAGGGGAGCATTATTCAGTTTGTCACAGTAAATTTACAGTAATACTCATGACCTTGTCAAGATTTAATCAATGTAGCTTGATAACAATAAGTGAGCAAGCAAATACAGATGGTGCAGTGACTTAGTAAGAATTTGTTTGGGAGTCCATTATGTATTTGTCATGTTTTAGGCTATTTTCAGAGCCTGTCCAGGAAACCAGGTTTATTCTACATACTTGGCCTTTCTTGATCTCAAATCAATTCATTGTTGTGTTAGAATGATATCCATTTTATGGGTAACTCTAGAATTAAGACAAGATGATAAGTCTATTATAGAAAGATTAGACGAAAAAGGATAATTGCTCCAAGAGACAAAGCCGCAAAAAATCTCTGTGATATTGAGCTCTCTGTGTTCCTGAACATGCGTATTTTCAGAATGTGTGCTTGCAGGCTGAGATAAAAAATTGGGACTCTGTGGTGGGGATGAACTGTGGCTCTTTATTGAGGAAGAACTGTGGCTCTGTGTTGGGAAAGAACCATAGCTCCTTGGTGGGGAAGAACCGTGGCTCTGTGGTGGGGAAGAACCATGGCTCTGTGGTTTGGAAGAACCGTGGCTCTGTGGTGGGGAAGAACTATGGCTCTGTGGTGGAGGAGATGGAGATTTGGGTGGCTTTGGTTTGTATGCACACTCTCCATGGGGGCCTCATGAGCATGCCTCACAATTGGCTTTGTCATGGGGTCCATCCACATGCACCCTCTCATTTGAAGTTGTTGGTATCTTCTTGAGGCCATGTCCATAGTATTTCTGCACAATATAACTAACTAGCTTCTCCAGAATCCTTTGGATGCTCTCTGCGGAGAATTCAGGATTCTCAAATTTAGACTTAGCACACTTCTGGCACCTCTGACCAAAGATCCTCATGAGCACCCGGCCCTGAAGCTTCCTAGGCTCGCAGTACATGTGGCACAGGATCTTCACTTGGGCAGAACTCCAATGTCTGCTGCATATGGAACACTGGAACCTGTAGGCAGAACAAAGAAGGCCACAGTGTCCTTAGCTGACCATTGTCTCTCAGGTCTAAGGAATTCTAGGAATCTCTTTCATACGGTTTTGAATGACCTGGTCACAGAGAAGCAAGAACAAGGGGAACTGTGTTTTAGATGTTTTCCTGTTACTACTGAGCCTACATCTTTGATAGTAAAAGCCTCTCTGGAAGtcttaaaaagaagagaatttgAAGGGAGTtagtggcagtgcatgcctttaatctcagacctaggagggcagaggcaggcatatttgtgtttgaggccagcctggtctacaaagtgagttccaggggtgtcagggctgttac from the Arvicola amphibius chromosome 10, mArvAmp1.2, whole genome shotgun sequence genome contains:
- the Rtp4 gene encoding receptor-transporting protein 4 is translated as MSRPQCSPQMSFSDPSPWERMFQELIQEEKPRARWTLQLDKNILPDDLTMGWGQYQQAGDGWFQCSICSRHWSSAQVKILCHMYCEPRKLQGRVLMRIFGQRCQKCAKSKFENPEFSAESIQRILEKLVSYIVQKYYGHGLKKIPTTSNERVHVDGPHDKANCEACS